Genomic window (Numenius arquata chromosome 20, bNumArq3.hap1.1, whole genome shotgun sequence):
CTTCCCCAGCGGGGCACGCACCGGTTCCAGCAGCTGTACTTCAGTTAGTTATCTTCTCAATTTCATCCAAGTCGTCGGTATCCAATTTGTTTATCTTTTTGTCTGGGAAAGATGAGAAATAAGTCAGATTTCGTAACAcagagcagaggagggaaagCTGCTTTCTTTAGCTGGTCTTGAGGAGCTCAGGTTTATCCATGAAATGTTCGGTCAGGTTTTAAAACTACAacataaaaccttttttcttttatcaaaggCCCATCAGGGTACTCGAATGTTACCTATCTCTGGAATACCTGCTTTAAGGACTGTCTGGGCAGCCAGAAAATAGACAACTTCACTTCTTTCTGCTCCCAGCATATGTAGCAGTTGACAACCCTAAGTGACATCCTAAGTGATGTGATCTGTGGTCAGTTTAAGGCTCAATAAATACGTGTTCACTACACAGCGAGGCAAAATTCTGCAGAAATAACATCTAAttttagagaaagaagaaagtctgAGAGTACGTACTGAAATGTTCCTGGATTCTGTTGAGAATATTCATGCTGTGCTTGCTGTCCACCATGTTAATCGCCAGGCCTCTCTTGCCAAAGCGACCCGTACGTCCAATCCGGTGCAGATAAGTCTCGTTATCTGGATTTCCATCTTTATCCACAGGAAGGTCAAAATTGATGACGACAGAGACCTGCTCTACATCGATCCCTgataaaaagaaagcaggagatTACACCACTACATTTAAACCAATTTATAGCAGGAAGAGCCTCCTCTGGCCTGACCTGTGTGTGGTTTGGTCACCACATCCAGGTTACCCAAGAGCAGAACTTCCGACAGCAGTCTGAGAGCTGCCACGTGGCCACAAGGTGTTAAAAGCCAGTCTCACGCTCTGAAATTGATCTTTTCCACAGTATCCTTAtcaatgctttgaaataaaaactatCTAGCCGTTACACCAGAGAATCCCACTGAAACGACCAACGGAAAAGCAGCTGGAGATGCTTTAACCAGCACTTACATAGCTTGGAAACTCTGTCCTCCTCTCCAAAGCTGTAAAGGCCTCacgtttccccccccgccccgggtaaGTACTATGTTGTCTTAACTGTTCTAGGATGTCAAATTGCAACACAAATTCCACTGGAgttcagtgcttttaaaatttctgtattttggaacatgtttattttaaacactgaggGTCAGCAGGTCAAGCCAGGCTTGGTGCCAGAGGCATAAAGCTGTCCTGGGGTGGACTTTTCCATCCCAAGCTGCAGGAAGGCTGCAAGGAATCCTGTGTTCACCCACAGGCATCTTTATACGCACAGACACAGCCAGCAGCCCCAGAGCCCAGGAATTACTTAAAGGACCCTATTTCCTCCAGATTAGAACATTTGAGGCTATGAATTCTTTCTCTAAGCTGGCCAGACGTATCTTATCTTAGGACCCGCTGCTTCTGCCCTTTCCTGGCCCAGCTCTGCCATGCCCTACCTCTGGCACAGACGTTTGTGGTCACCAGCACCTTTTCTTTGCCCTCTCGGAAACGCTCGATCACCGCGGCTCTCTGTTCCACCATCATTTCCCCACTCAGCAATGCCACCTGATGGCCCTCTTTGGAGAGCTCCGCCGCCAGCCAGCCGGCCGTCTTCCGAGTCTGAAACACAAAGCCAGGCACGTCTTGGGGCAGGAAGTTTTAAAGCTGTAAATTGGGAATAAATCTCTCTGGGATCGACTGGAAACTCTGCGGCGCCTCGGTTTTTATATCTCAAAAAGAAACAGCTCCTAATTACAGAGTCTGCTCCCAGCTCGCCCATCAGAACTAGGAAAGAGTGCATCTGCCCCCACAGGAACCCTTCTTTAAGAAAAGCACGCCTTTTCTTTGTGCTCTGCTCCTCAGCTTGCACTCTGTGAGGGATTACATGCGTACGCCCAAAGCGCACGAGCAGCGTCAAGTAAACAAAACTCTCCGCTTGGAAAACGTCAGGGCTTGAGCTGAACGTAGCTGTGAAATCCAACAGAGGTTCTACGCAGTCTGGAATTAAACAGTTTACAATTATGTTAGTTTTTTAAGCTCTGATTATGTCTGATATTATTGCATTTCGAAACAGCATAAAAGCAGACTGTGCAGCAGACTCCAAATACAGGTTTTATCCTCGCCTGAGCTAGCTTTACGTGGCTGTTCTGGTGCTGTCAGCACTGGTTTTTTCCACGAGTTATGGtggcttccagaaaaaaaagaatcctcaGTATGATTCACAGGGAGACCCCAGAGGTAAATCACCAATTACCTGAGGGAAATGGAGTCCCAGGAAAAGCTCCATATCAGCTGCGGAACTACAAGACTTCCCCATCCCTCACTCTGCCCTATTTTTATCCATTTTCCAACctcagggttttgggttttttcagcagTTCTGTTTAATACTTTGTTTTGGAAAACTGTACATTACTCCTAGATTTACTTCAGAGGACTTCAAGATTAAAAATGACCTGGATGGACAAACCCAAAGACAGGAAACAGCTCGTGCTATCATGGCTCTCAAGATTTCACTCTAAGAGGGAGccaaaaaagccaaagcaaagggCAATTCATGTTCTcagtttctttctgaaaagcCTGGCCAGTTTTTTTAGCAATAGCAGATGCTAACGGGGTTGTTGGGACTGACGTTCCCCAAAAGGACTCACATGGCAGAAGATCATGGCCTGGGCAATGGTGATAGCGCCGTAGATATTACAGAGAGCCTGGAACTTCTCATCTCTGTTATTGCACAGAACGTAATACTGCTTAATAGTGTCCAGCGTCTCCTCCTCTCGCTTCAGTTTGATTATGTTTGGGTCGGGAACAACTTTTTGAGCAAACTTCCACACAGAATCCTCAAAAGTGGCTGAAAACAGAAGCATCTGGCAGTCCCTGGGGAGCATTCTGCAAGAGAAAGCAAAATGGGCAGGGTTCCCACACAACACtgttgccccccccgccccccccccaacatcctgATGGAATTAATGCTACGGGCAAAGCAGAACAATAACCTCAGAACCAGTTATTTCAGTGGCTGGAAAGACTAATGCTAATCTTACCAACACCTGATCGTTCCCTCACGGACCAGTGGCATCCAGACTCGCATtcttaaaaatgaacaaacccTGCTCCAGTGTCTGTAAGAAAATGAAACTGCTTGTCATCCCCTGACGTTCTGCCTCTATTAACCATCTGGATTAGAGCTAAATATATCGTTTTAATCTTGTTGCTTTATCGGTGAAGACACAGGTCGAGAAGCTAGGCCTGCTGTCCCTACCTTACAAAACAGCTATAAcgggaagaaacaaaaatcacCTTGGGCAACGTACGGCGAGTCCTTACCTCTGAATACGGATGCTCTGGTCCTGATGGCCCTGGGTTGCTATCATCACATCGGCCTCATCCAAGACGAACACTTTGATTTTCTTGGGATCTATGAATTTGAGTTTGGAACACCAGTCCAACACAGTGCCAGGCGTGCCGATTACAATCTGCTCGGAGATCTTCTGACCTCTCTCCACTGCCGGGACAGAAAGGAAGGCTTTCATGAGATAGCTGCGCAGTGAAATGCTCTGCCCCTCTCCGAACTGGACTATTTCACCATCTGATTGTTCTGTTGTTCGTTTACTGTATTGCACCCGACAATCATTTTCTCATTTACAGTCTGCTGGTAGCATTTCACCTTACTCACATTTATTGCCTCGGACAGCATAGGCAAGTTTCAGCTCCGGATAAAACTTTCCCATCTGCTCAATCACTTTTCCTGTTTGAAGTGCCAGCTCGTATGTTGGGGAAAGGCACAAACACTGGAGGGACAGAAGGGTAGGATTTGAGATGTTTGAGATGACCAACATCCTGGGCAACACTatcacatttgctttttaaaatccttatTATTGAAGTTTTCCTGAAGACAAACATCTGAGCAGCTGAACAGTTTCTCAAAGCCCATCAGTTCTACACTCTGAAACAAGGGGAATGAGTCGATATGACACGGTCACCTGGCTACTGGCTTTCTGCATTCAACTCTGCTCCTCAGGCTTGGGAGAGCAGATACTCTGCTACAGGGGACATATAGACAGTAGTGACAAGGAACCTAACACCTACAGTCAGACTAAGAGATAAGAACACCATTTTTTCAGGGAAGAATTCTAGCCTTGATCATGCTGCTCAACTATCTCATAAGGAAATTGGGTTAAAAAAGCTCCTTTTCAGGCATTCTCTGCTCTGTTCTCACAGATAtcttcccttccatcccaaattCCACTTACTTAATGCCCTTCAGCCTCTGATTTAATTACTCCCAGAACGACACCCCGGTTTAATTCCTTACAGAGCAAGGGCATCCTTAGTGGCGTAAGGGAGGGACTGAAAGGAGCAAGTTGTGAGCAAAATCCACATCTTTTGCATTAAAGGCATTTTGATAGATCCCCAAATCACCAGCCCCTGCTAAGCAGTTTACAACAGCATCAGAGAGGTGGGTTCATGAAGCTGTGAATTTACCATCAAGGGTCTCGACAGAAGCCCAGCCTCTTCACTAGGTGGCACTGCACCACCACGAAACGCCCAAAACCAGTGACATCCCAGAAACTTTACCTGTGGATACTTGTTCCCGGGTTCAACACGACTGAGCATGGCCAGGACAAAGGCAGCTGTCTTGCCAGTACCGGACTGAGATTGTGCGATCAAGTTCTGGGGGCTGCAGAACATAAAGCAGACAGGAGCTCAACCAGATGAACCACCCGGACAAGGTACTCGTGAGGTTGAACGATAAAGAAAACTCGAGTGGCATTTGAATACCTATTAGATTTATCACTGCTCTGGACTAGTGTCTAGCTTGACCAGCTACGCTGCACAGGGCCCAGGTTAGTTTCTGCCCCCGACCAACTCTCTCTTTCAGCACCTCTTGATTATGGAGATTTGGAAGGAAAACTGCGATTTATCTGTCAGTACTTTTCCATTTTGCACATCTCCCCCTAGTGTCTTAATACTTCATACATTTCAGCTCAGGGGTGCGGAGAGCAAAACCAGCCACGCAGGACACACAGCATCTCAGCTACTCTCACCCACCCAGGATTTCTGGAGCTATGTTATTATTTCTCCCCTACACTGACTAGGAAAATCAGGTTGACCTCAGCCGAACACTGTGGCACTGCACGTTCAGCACCAGCCCTAGGAAAAGGACAAATCCAGGGCTGCTGTCACGTAATTCGTGACCACAGAAACACCGTGGCATGGGAACCCTTCTGCCACAGCCTGGACTGCTCCCCCAGCACCATCCTCCCATCCAAAGCTCAGTAATAGGATGCTAAATCATTCAAATCCTTCCTATACTTGAAGGGAGTGGAAAATACGTGTACATACGGTTCAGCAAGCATCATGGGCAGGGCATTCTCTTGTATCTTAGATGGTCTGTTGAAGCCCATGGCATAGACTCCTTCCAAGAGCTGTGGTTTCCTGAAAACAGAAGAGTTTTTATACCGTGACCTATTGAAGTacatttggttttcatttgtgtACAAAAAGGTGAGGAAAAAACCTTGCAACCGGACCTAGAGCTGCCCCTTTCTGTGGACCTGCTACGATGGCACTGTTGGAGCGACTCCCATCAGTGCCTGGAAGCTCTAACAAGTGACAGCACAAAGTCTGGAAAGGAAGCTTTGCAAAACCCTCTCAATTTAGTAAATCAGCCCGCAGGCCTGCCTTTTGCTACACGCAAAACCCTGTGTCACAGCTCTAGGGCTGGCGCTGGGCTTCTGGTTCTAAAGCAGCTTTTCAGGCAATCCCAGGGACCCCAGAGCAGAGCGCCTTAATCCTGTCCTTTACGGCAATCCCTTTTCCTCAGCCAGGCCTAATCTCGGTGCCAAAATTATCACTCCTTGAAGACTCAAAGATGGGATAAAGCAACCTCAGAGGCAGAGAATGAAGTGTAATGTCATGAAATCATTGCAAGGACTTCAGTTAAGTTGTGATGGACTCTGCCATACAGCTCAGCACCAGAGCGATCCTGGCTCAGTGCACAAAGCTGGTAAATGACTGACAGATGTAGTTCACCAGGACTATACCTAGTCACAGAGTGACacagggttggaagagacctctggagatcatctagtccaaccccctgccaaagcaggtcccacccagagcaggtcccacaggaacgtgtccaggtgggttttgaatgtctccagagaaggagactccaccacctctctgggcagcctctgccagggctctgccaccctcacagcaaagaagttcctcctcaggttgaGATGGAgattcccatgttcaagtttgtgcccgttccctcttgtcctgtccctgggcaccactgaaaaaagcctggccccatcctcctgacacccacccttgaagtatttagaggcgttgatcagatcccccctcagtcttctcttctccagactgaacagacccaagtccctcagcctttcctcagcagagagatgccccaggcccctcatcatctttgtagtgaTCCATGGTTATAACCCAGCAGTCAAACCAAAGCGTATCCTCAAATGCTCATCAATTGCTTTTTCTCAAGGGAGCTTTCTAGTCTCAGCAGACACTTGTGTAGACCAGGAGATCCAAGAACAACCGAAAACCTGGGTTGTGGTGCTAGCGAACTCTTAGCCCACAACCTCTAAGTGCTTACTGGAGTGCTGTTAGCGCTGCTCAGGAATAAGGGCTTTCCTTTCAAAGCAGGTTACAGGTTTCCTGCCCACCATTTCCCGCTGTTAAGAACTTCCTATTCAGCacaacatgcttttaaaaaatcttatatTACTTTCAGAGGACGGCTGGAACAAAAGCTCTTTGAAAACATAACCTTGTGCTGCTCAGAAGCAAGGACGTACAAAGCCCAACGCCGCAACAGTTGCCAAGGATACATCAAGTCATAACAAAATGAAGACTCAATTAGTCTGGCTGCCCCCATCATTAACTCACTTGGATTGTTTGGCTTTTGAAAGATAGGAATTAGTCTAACAGGCACTACTGGACCTCAGCTCTTCTTGTAGACGTTCAACCGCTAACATTAACAAAGCAAAATGACATCCTGACATTTCACTGCGAGAAGTCTCATTGGCTCCAATTTCCCCACGGAGCTTGCAAAAGAGCAACAAACCCGAGATCATCAATATAACCACCTGTCCCAACACGACAGCCACtttaacacattaaaaaatatatataagtcTATCAGGCCTTAAATACAGCTATCGTCGCTTGGAAGCTCCTCTGCTAAAGGTATTCAATAGGAAGGGTCAGAGAATACTACCAGTAGTAGTCTCTCCAGTACATAAATCCAGTATGGCTGGCAGAGAAAAGATAAGCTTTTCCCTTTGTGCtattcactgctgctgctggacctTCACAAATAACCGTCAGAGAACAGGAACAGAAGACGGTTGTGTTCATTACTCCTGCCAATAAAACAAATCTCCTGTTTTCCCAAACACTGCCGTGCTGCAGGAACACCTGCTCCGAGCCTCCCCGCATCTGCCGGAGAACTGCTGGGGAAACAACCAGGCCTCCGACACGGAAAAGGTCTCGCTCCGCAATTCCCATAACCCTGGTGACAGTGGCTGTGGAAGGACAGCCCTCCCTCCTCACTTCACCTCACCCAGCTCATCACACACGAGCTCCACGGTGCTTTTGAAGACCAAAAACCATACATTAAAATTCAGAATAGTGTTGCTAGAGCTGATTATAGAAAGAAACGCCTGCTCTGCACCGACCAGGACTTAACATGAACTTGTTTCAGATGGAAACCTCCACAAGGCACCACGATAAACCAACTCTCCTTGCAGTTAAATACTACAATAAATAATATGCGAATTTATTAAGGACAAATTTGCAGTAACTTGAAACAGAAACCCATGCACTTTTAAGTGGTATCTCCTACACAGCCAGGAAATCTAACAGGACTTACAGTCGCAGCTCCTCAAAAGACTTCACGGAGTAGAGAGGCGACGTGGGATCCCTCTGCAGCACTTCCACTTGATTCGTTGTGTCCACCAAGTTACTGCGAATTAGTTTGTTCAACAAGGACTGGGCAGCTCTGTCCTCTGTTGGAAAaggaggtagaaaaaaaataaagaaatcacagCCTGTTTCAGGTGTTTCTCCCACTGAAACACTGCGTTACTGAGGCAGTTAAAAAAAGGACACGATGCATCCAAATACTGAAATTCTCTATTACAAATCAATGTCATGAAAGAGCCCAAACTTCCTGAATCTATCCCTGAGATTCCCATTTAATATCCAGGAAGACAAACCAAAGCGAGCACTGTTTAAGGGGGACTTTGACAGACACAGAACTCTGCTTATTTAAGATATTATAGCTCAGCACCTAACTGGAAGGCGGGACAGGGTTAAAAAGCCTCCCCGGGATCTGACACGTGGACAGACACcttttaggtgggtttttttgtctttttaaggaaaatttgaGGGCAAACGGTACTTTGAAAGATTCCAGGCAATCCTGAAATGCAGCAAGGGCTGAGGATAAGTGAGATCAAACCGGAAGGTTAAAACTGCTGCACTTTGGGGTTTTGctaataaatctgttttctaaagCAAGTTTCTCTTAAGCCACCTTCTGAAGGATTTAGAGCCATTACCCACCTCTTAAGAGCCATTTCATAAACGCAACATGTTGGTTGCTACAGCAATTCCAGTTCCAGGGTATCCAACTGCTCCTGTATCCAGTCCTGCCTTTGAGGATACTGCTATCCCCTTATTCCTCTCCACTCTAATCCAGGAGTCTCCCAAGTTATTACAGGACCCAATGACTTTAAAAGCATTATGGAGGAAGGACCATGTCTTACAATTAAGTCCTTGGGGCAGGATACAAGATCATCCATCCTGAGACATAAGGCAGACTTACTTTAAGTATATATGGAATTCATTTCTGTTCAACATTCCTTGCCAAAGCGTTTTTCAAGGCGGCACTTacccttctcctcatcctccgtCTTCTCTACATTGTCGTCTGCTTTGACAACAGCACCTAAACGAAAACAGAGGGTTTGGGGGCAGATGTGAGGTCAGGCAGCCCACACCCACCGAGGTTTAAGGTTTTGAATGTTGTAGGAAAAGCTACAAAACCACCCATTTTCCTGACGAGAGCCCTGCTCTATCGGTGCACGGAAGAAACCCAAGTTATAGCTTGCTCCATAAGGCCAAATTGAATTTTATCAATCACACCAACAGATTTTGCCCTCACACCTCCTTGAGTAcaacaaaacatgattttaaaaagaagttatccCCGCAGAACAAGCGCGTGAGCCAGATATTTAGTCTACGCTGATGTTTAATCTTAGCttcatgttctgttttgtttttttttttttttaatttcttgactAACTGGGAATTGACTTCGGCAGCAACGCtccaaacccaacagaaaaacatcACGCCCTTTTTAAGACCATTTGAGCGGCTGTAACTCACCATTGgcatctggtttggttttttcctccttcaggtgTAAACTGCTCAACTAGAAgcgaggggaaaaaacacaaaatcagAGTCAGTCGAAGGGACCGTTTTACTACTGGCCAGGAAAACTTCAACCCTTCATCAACGCTTCCAGATTTACCACCTGCTAAAATTATTGCATAGTGAATAATGAATAATGAATATTGAATATTGCATTATTGCCCAGGCTTGAAGGCAAATGAGATGAAGTTAGCGAGAAGAACTTGGTTTTTTAACAGTTTAAGACAAATAGCACTTTTTCTAAGCTGTAATTACAACATGGAGAAAGGGTTTTGTTCTCTGTCCCTGCATCTCTGCTCCCCAGTAGCTCTACTGGTGGGAAATGGGAGAAAATTTACATTCCAGGATGGAAACTCTTGAGCCAAGGGCTGTCCTGGCTCTGACACGAGAGGTCCCTCTCGCCAGGACCCTCGAGTTTTACCACTAAAATTGTGACAGAGTGTATTTTACCGCCAAAAAGGTGATGGGGAAAGGAGCCCTGAGGGTCTCCCCACACATCCAGGGGCTGAGGTAATGCTCCCCAAACTAAAGGGCAGTACTTGAGTGACtcggaaaaacaattaaaaaaacccagtatctCAAACAAATTTAGAtcttgtcacaaaaaaaaaaatatatatatatatataaacgaGAGCAAAAGAGATATTTTTGCCCCCTGGATGAAGAGTGCTGGCACCTCAGAAGGGGTGCTGCTGAGAGGGTTGGTTGTAGGGTGAGGGGGAAGGACAGGGGCCTCCCTGCGCTTTCGATACTCAAAAAacgaaaggaaaaataaattaaaaattaaataaaagaaaagaaagcaaagggggTCGGGTTATTTTTGCTCCTAAAGGAAGAGCCCAGGCCCAGGGACAGCCCGAGGCGGTGCTGCCGCCAAGGCCCCGCCGCCAAGGGGAAAGCCAGCGGCCTCCCTGCcccttggaaaagaaaatgaggagaaaagggTTTTCCGGCGCTCGCTGGtttctgtgaggaggaggaggaggaggcggcggcggcggcggcggcggcggctcagcCCCGGGACCCCGCGCCTCAGGGCCGGGCCGCTGTCGGAGGAACCCCCAGCCATCCCCCCCACCCTAGCTCCCCGCTCACCGA
Coding sequences:
- the LOC141474090 gene encoding ATP-dependent RNA helicase DDX19B isoform X1, whose translation is MATDSWALAVDEQEAAAESLSSLHLKEEKTKPDANGAVVKADDNVEKTEDEEKEDRAAQSLLNKLIRSNLVDTTNQVEVLQRDPTSPLYSVKSFEELRLKPQLLEGVYAMGFNRPSKIQENALPMMLAEPPQNLIAQSQSGTGKTAAFVLAMLSRVEPGNKYPQCLCLSPTYELALQTGKVIEQMGKFYPELKLAYAVRGNKLERGQKISEQIVIGTPGTVLDWCSKLKFIDPKKIKVFVLDEADVMIATQGHQDQSIRIQRMLPRDCQMLLFSATFEDSVWKFAQKVVPDPNIIKLKREEETLDTIKQYYVLCNNRDEKFQALCNIYGAITIAQAMIFCHTRKTAGWLAAELSKEGHQVALLSGEMMVEQRAAVIERFREGKEKVLVTTNVCARGIDVEQVSVVINFDLPVDKDGNPDNETYLHRIGRTGRFGKRGLAINMVDSKHSMNILNRIQEHFNKKINKLDTDDLDEIEKITN
- the LOC141474090 gene encoding ATP-dependent RNA helicase DDX19B isoform X2, which codes for MATDSWALAVDEQEAAAESLSSLHLKEEKTKPDANGAVVKADDNVEKTEDEEKEDRAAQSLLNKLIRSNLVDTTNQVEVLQRDPTSPLYSVKSFEELRLPQNLIAQSQSGTGKTAAFVLAMLSRVEPGNKYPQCLCLSPTYELALQTGKVIEQMGKFYPELKLAYAVRGNKLERGQKISEQIVIGTPGTVLDWCSKLKFIDPKKIKVFVLDEADVMIATQGHQDQSIRIQRMLPRDCQMLLFSATFEDSVWKFAQKVVPDPNIIKLKREEETLDTIKQYYVLCNNRDEKFQALCNIYGAITIAQAMIFCHTRKTAGWLAAELSKEGHQVALLSGEMMVEQRAAVIERFREGKEKVLVTTNVCARGIDVEQVSVVINFDLPVDKDGNPDNETYLHRIGRTGRFGKRGLAINMVDSKHSMNILNRIQEHFNKKINKLDTDDLDEIEKITN